The DNA region TGGCCTGTTCCTCGCATGACATTTGCCGCAATTAGTTTTAGTATCTTAGACGTTGGGCAAGGTTTAGCGAGTGTGGTGCAAACGGCACATCATGTGTTAATTTACGATGCTGGCCCAAAATTTAATAGCGAACTCGATAGTGGTAAAAATATAGTTATCCCCTTTTTATTAAATCAGGGAATTAAAAAAATTGATGCCATGGTCATTAGTCATGGCGATAATGATCATATTGGCGGAGCAGCTAGTATTTTAATGCAATTTCCTACGACAAATTTATTAACAAGCGCACCCGAAAAATTAATTATTTTTCATCCTAAATTGTGTCATGCCGGACAGCATTGGCGATGGGATGGTGTCGATTTTACGGTGCTATATCCTAGTAAAAATTTTTATGGTTTAGATAATAATAGTTCTTGTGTTTTATCAATTACCAACCATAGGGCAACGATTTTATTAACGGGAGATATTGAACATTTGGCGGAAAATGAATTACTCAAAAGCGATCTTCAACAATTGCCAAGTACGATTTTAGTCGCACCTCATCATGGCAGTAAAACGTCTTCGTCAAACCCATTTATTCAAGCCATTCAACCTCATTTTGTGGTGTTTGCTACAGGATATTTAAATCGATTTCATTTTCCAGATGCTACAGTGGTAAGACGTTATCACGCATTAGGTGCTGAGCTTTTAAATACGGCGAATTGTGGTGAAATTCATTTTACGATTAATTCACAAGGAAAAATTACCTCATCATGTTATCGCCATGATCATCCACAAGTGTGGCGCTAATGCGAATAATTATCATGACATCTGTGCGACAAATTAAAAAAATACTTGACCTCAGAAAACTTAGCGGTTATTTTTTCACACTTTGTAGATTTATTTGTAGTGCTGTCATGATGTATTTAATACTTTATTTTTTCCAAAAATCCGTTACAATCAATCCATACCACTTTAGACCTCTTTTGTTTGCAAATGTACTTAAAGCGTTTGAGTTTGAAGCGAGGCGCTGAGCTAAACATGCGAAAGAATATTTATCACGTCGCAGTGTTAATTCAGCAATCCAATTTAAAATTCAAAGGTGAAGAGTATTAAATGCTAAAGCTGTATTGGCTCTATTAAATTTTAATTAAGGGAAGGGGAAAAAAGATGGTAAAACGTTTCTTAATGGCAATCGTGTTATTAAGCTTTTCTTGGACTGCCTTTGCCAATTGGCACGCAACTCCGCAAGCAATTTCTCCGTTATTCAACCAACTTTCACATCAAGCACCCAGCTTAAATAAGCGCGTATTATCGTTAGCACTCACGGCTTATTATCGTGCGAAACAACAAGGCTTAGTGCGTCGCGATATTCTCACCGTCATCGATTATGAATTAGCTTCACACATGAAACGGATGTGGGTATTTAATATTCCGCAACGCCGTTTAGAATTTCACACCTTAGTGGCTCACGGACGTAATAGTGGCTTTGATAAACCCTACCGTTTTTCCAATATTCCCTCGAGTTTACAATCATCGATTGGCGTATTTGCTACAGGGCAAGTGTATTACGGCCATGATGGTATTTCCTTACGTTTACAAGGTTTAGAACCTGGTGTGAACGACCGCGCCTATAATCGCGATATCGTTATTCACGGTGCAAATTATGTCAGTCAACAATTTGCCGCCCGACATGGCCGGTTAGGGCGCAGTTGGGGATGTCCTGCGGTGAGTGAAAAAGTCGCACGCCCTTTAATTGAAACCATTCAAGGGGGTTCGATTGTTTTTGCGTATTATCCCAATCATCGTTGGTTAGGCAGTTCACGCTTTTTAGCGTAGAACTGATTGGCAATTCGCTATGGCTTAGCGTAGCTCGTTGACCTTGAGCACGCGCGCCCAGCTGATACGCCGTAAAGTGAGTAACGAAATTTCTTAATTGGGTAGAACAATAATCGCATCACTCACTTCGCGAAAGCTTGGAATATCCAGGGTAAAATGCTTTATCGTGGCATAGAGTTGTGATGAACTGCCGCCGTCTAAATTTAAAGCGTCGCGACAATTCAATCCTGTTTTATCTTGCATAATTTCTGCTAATTGGGTGGTGCTAAGCGGTGTACCATCACTCACCAAAATAATAATACGATTATCCCCAGTAATGCCGATGGCAGAACGTTCTTTATAACCGTCTTTTAAGGAAGGTATGGCGCCATTGATTAATAAACGAGGTCCCGCTTGCAGCGCAAATTGAATATCAGGTGACAAACGAAAATCTTTTTTAGCAACAATCATGGCTCGATGATGGCGAGTAATCGCAAAAATTCCCCACCAACTGGTATCTTTGAGGGAATTAAGAAGTTTGCCTTGAGTCACGCGTAAACCGAGTGGCTTTAATTCTGGTGAAAAAAAACCGCCATTAATCGCTAACCAAGCACGCGTTTGTAACGCCAGTGATTTGACTGAGGCACTCATTTGCTGTTGATCGCGCGCAAAGACCAGTTGCAGATGATAGTGGGATAAATCAAAACGAAAGGCATGAATGACGGTGTCGCCCTGATTCAGTGGAAAATGCATTTCGCTGTATTCCATTTGTGGCGCAAGCATTTGCCAATGGATGGATTTGGCGGGGAGTAACAGAGGTATGCAGGTAAGCAGCAATATTAAATATTTCATCTTAACTTACTATTTAGCATGGGAAAATTCAAAGTTTAACAGAAGCTAATTTTTGATCTCAAGGAAAATCAAGGAGATTATCTTTAAAAGCATTATCCCGCGAAGAGGGGCGCGGGATAATTTTTTAGTAAGGGTGTGTTCGAGAATTTTATACAGACGCTAAGCCGCCATGTCGTATAGAGTATAAGCCGCCACCGTCACAAACACGGCACATAAGCAAGTAAACAGTGTTTTACCAGCATTAAGGCGATACGTTGGTTGCATTTCATTATCATTAGCGCATCGTACTTTCACATCACCTACCACACCACTTTGAATGGTTTCTTCGACAGGGGCTGCAAATACCGAAGGTTCATTGAAAAAGCCGGCCCACCAGCCTTCTTGCCAATAATGATATTCACGTGATTGTTTTTTATAAGGATTTGAGGCTTCACTAATACCGC from Legionellales bacterium includes:
- a CDS encoding murein L,D-transpeptidase catalytic domain family protein; this translates as MVKRFLMAIVLLSFSWTAFANWHATPQAISPLFNQLSHQAPSLNKRVLSLALTAYYRAKQQGLVRRDILTVIDYELASHMKRMWVFNIPQRRLEFHTLVAHGRNSGFDKPYRFSNIPSSLQSSIGVFATGQVYYGHDGISLRLQGLEPGVNDRAYNRDIVIHGANYVSQQFAARHGRLGRSWGCPAVSEKVARPLIETIQGGSIVFAYYPNHRWLGSSRFLA
- a CDS encoding phosphodiester glycosidase family protein, which encodes MKYLILLLTCIPLLLPAKSIHWQMLAPQMEYSEMHFPLNQGDTVIHAFRFDLSHYHLQLVFARDQQQMSASVKSLALQTRAWLAINGGFFSPELKPLGLRVTQGKLLNSLKDTSWWGIFAITRHHRAMIVAKKDFRLSPDIQFALQAGPRLLINGAIPSLKDGYKERSAIGITGDNRIIILVSDGTPLSTTQLAEIMQDKTGLNCRDALNLDGGSSSQLYATIKHFTLDIPSFREVSDAIIVLPN